The sequence below is a genomic window from Coffea arabica cultivar ET-39 chromosome 8e, Coffea Arabica ET-39 HiFi, whole genome shotgun sequence.
TAGATCTGGAGAAAAAACATGTGCCAGTGACATTCTTGGACAAGTTTGCACTTTGGACCGTCAAGACCCTTAGGTGGCCCACCGATTTATTCTTTCAGGTATTTTctgataaatttttgaatttttttagcttgattttcttatttttctcttaACTGTTCCAAGAAATTTGTAAATCTCAATTGCTAATCTAGATCTAATTCCCTTATTGaactaagagaaaaaaaagattagaagaaaaaggaaatataTTTCGTTATTCTCATATATTTTTCTAAGGGACATTTTGTATATCTTTCACAAcgtagaaaaaaatgaagaaatacataaagagtgtgtgtgtgtcatAAAGTGTCATAATTGTTGGGCGATTGGATCTTCAAAAACCAGAATTTTGAATTGATGGCATGTTAATCAGTTGCAATTGTCCAAGTCAAATGGCATACAATTGATAGTTCAGAGTTGCAGTGGTAACAATTACGTGCAAATTGCTTGATTGTTTCTTGATGGTCTACCataaaacaaacaaagaaattgaaaaggataaaagggaaaaaaaaggaaaaaaaaaaggatcaagACATTAGGCAGTAGGGACCTGCAATAATCTCAGAGTTGGACCTAACTTGTTGCAAATTGAAACAGAGGAGGTATGGATGTCGAGCAATGATGTTGGAAACTGTGGCAGCAGTCCCCGGCATGGTTGGAGGGATGCTGCTTCACTGCAAGTCATTGAGGCGATTTGAACATAGTGGAGGCTGGATCAAGGCTTTACTTGAAGAAGCCGAGAATGAAAGGATGCACCTCATGACCTTCATGGAGGTTTCAAAACCAAGATGGTACGAACGTGCACTCGTTTTCGCGGTCCAGGGAGTTTTCTTCAACGCATACTTTTTAACATACATTCTCTCACCCAAATTGGCTCATCGCATCGTGGGGTACTTGGAAGAGGAAGCAATTCATTCCTATACTGAATTCCTCAAGGAATTGGATAAGGGCACCATTGAAAATGTTCCTGCTCCTGCTATTGCTATTGATTACTGGCGCATGCCTCCTGATTCGACTTTGCGCGATGTTGTTATGGTTGTCAGGGCTGATGAGGCTCATCACCGCGATGTTAACCACTTTGCATCGGTAAGGGCACTCAGAATTGTGTTATTTCATGATCCGTTATAGTCATGCTCGTCAGATTTTGTTGCCTGCAGGGCAGTGTTAGGCCTTTTCTTGATGCTTGATTTTGGATTGGATTTTGACGCAGGACATTCATTATCAAGGACATGAGCTGAGGAAGGCTCCAGCACCACTTGGTTATCACTGAAGGAAGCGCAGGTCTGGTGATGATACACAAGCAGATGGTGTTTATCTTCTGGCATAAAAGGCTGAGAAATAATGATATTATACTGAACTACAATCCTGACTTAGTTTTCTAGATGTATATATTACAATACAGCACGAGCCAGAGTCTGAGTTGTTTGATAACTTCTTTTCCCggttggatttaagatttttgGGCAGTAAAGTTGTTATAAAAAGTATACTATTGTGGTTTTGCTattattttcagttttatgcATCTTTGGAGTTGTATTTTACTATTAGATGCTAATATGGTCTTCCATTGTTCTTCTTGTCTCCAAATGGCAGGGTGATGCCCTGCTTACAATTTCAAAATGTTTGGAAAACTACAGAGGCTCAGTATGTTTCCAAACAATTAACATCAATTACTGCTTCTTCCGCCGATAATTGTATCTGGTAAGAGAACTGGAAGGAAGCTTGCTTGCAATATATGTCACAAGTATTGAAAGAATCAGAGCATTTGGAAATATTCATAGACCAAATGTTTGAGCCGTTAATTACCTGGAGCATTCCCAGGTGTACTTCACTTTTCCAAGGCACAGAAGTTTTGCAAAATTGGCAGACTTTTTCCACATGGAagattcttgaatttgaggttgTTTGACCAATTTGAGCACGTTATATGGAATTTCAATAGGattatcataaaaaaaaatgttgcaaaGAACTTTTCAAGCTTCCTGATAAGTTCTGAGGGGAGACAAAGTTGACTGGACAGAATAGTTCTGTCTTAACATCTATCAGATGACTCGTTTCTATTAACCTGAGCCTAAAGCATGAGGAGCTTTGCCATACTACTAGCTAATAGTTTTATAGAAACTATTAGTAATTACTAATGTCAGGGACAGGGAAAGGGTTGCATGACACACTTTGACATATTGGAATCTTGCTTGTTGATAAAGATCAGGGGCTTGATCAAGTCATGCAGGCTGGTTTTTTTGCAATATATCAAGGGAAGTGAAAGGATGTTATAACATCCTGTCTTGGCATATGTGAATCTTGTTTGGTGATACATATTAGGAGCTTGATTTCTGGGCTTTTATAGGCAACTGAGCTTGTGCCTGGAGGAGAGAAAACAGGGTACACCATGCAGGAACAAAAGTGTATATGGGAGCAATTATATTCTAGATTTTGATCATTATATTAGGCAGCAAGTCCATAGCAGGGGAACAGTTTTAACATATGAAGACATGAGAGGTTGAATTTCCAAAGGAAGAGGAACAGTTGGCAGGAAAATACCCAAAGCAGTAGCCCCTAATTCAGTTGACTGTTCCCAAAATGAAGAAGCAATGGCTTGAGCTGAAAAGGAGAAACAGAAAATGATGTTGGCTGGCTGTTTCTCAAATTTGCGGTTGGTGTAAGATCAAATAATTGGCTTATATTCTGACCTCGTGAGGCAGAGTCAAGGCTGAAAAGTTATAGCCTTCTAGTCCAAGAATTGGCCGAGAGATCGGCCTGGCTGAAGCCCAGAGAAGTGAATACAAATTTGACCGTGGTTATTAAACTCGGGCGACAAGGAACGTGGCACAGAGATAAGGTCAACGACGTCACTGGTTGGGTCAACCTGTGGAcattaatttaatatttataaatataaaataataattttaatatACGTAAAATATCTAATAAAGTGCTTTTAGATACCACTCAGAAAGATATATAATGaacatataaatattaatacaagatttaatttcattttattatacttttacataaaaaataatatagtcaaatataaaataaaaatgtgtcACTTGGTTTTAAAGACATAgcatcattattttattttattttattttttatttaaaaataaaataattttccaaCTACTCAAATATTGccattttgaaaattaaaaggaTTAATCTATGACAAAAAGTAAATaagtttatttaaaaattattcaGTTATCAAATAAAAAGTAAGCAAGTGGCAAAGTCTTATGCACATTTAAATGAAGATCCAATGTACAAGtcttaccaaaaatatatatacattttgTTTCAACAATAAAGACTCCATAATTGTAtgcattaattttttatacactaaCAGTATAGTGATTTTTTTATATTAACATTTTTGGATGAATGTCACATGTGcatgatttaaatttcaaatttaaattcatattaTATGGTCTGATCTAAACCTGCTAATATAACAAAAATTATACACTAAAAGTTATTCTAATTGTATTAAAAAGAGGTCAATTTGAAAACCGAACTAGTTCTCAAATGAGCCAGCGGGTCAAATGGATTTGACCAGATTTAATCGGATCAACTCCTTGTCTGATCAACTAGAGATGCAACTTAGCGTGATGCTTAGGTCACTAGGCCAACAAGTTCAACCAGAAGACGggttgggtttaataactatggttttGATAGCCTCCACATTCAATTCAGATTTATTTATAGAAAAAAAGACTTTTGGTAGCACcaaattgtttttaaataatttgcttaaaagaaaaaaggtttGGATGACTAGAATGCAACAAAGGCAACAAATTTAGGTTAGATACTAAGGGGTGAGTGCCCGCACATTGCGCGGGTGTTTGGTGACTGTAgttgaaaaagatttttcaTTGAACAAATAATAGTATATTTTGCAAAGAAACAGTCATCAAATATGACAAAACAAGTTTGGAATTTATTGTCCAACTCTAAAGAAGCTAGAATCTGATGCTTTTATGTAAAATGTGTTCAACATCAGTATATAGCATgagtagaggtggcaaatcaactcacttaattaaatttacccatacccgcccatgaataaatgggtatgggtatcttaaatttttgtatatgggtataaataggttacccaataatactaaatgggtattattgggtaacccatcaaatccaattaacccatttagaattctcttccccccaagtctcttcttttcccccacccattttttttttcaaaattttcattttgtcatgatgttaactacttttatttcattattattattgttattattattattattattattattattatttgttggttttatcttattattttcttttctcttagtttgttaacttgctcatttttcagcattactaatttatgataaattttagcctattttcttatctttctaaaatgaaaatttaaatttatatatgaaaaaaaatttaggggttcaaaatttttggattaagttttatattaatttttatagtacttagttcaaaattttatattcttattattcaattattaaataataggtaattttgtgacatagagtataaatgaaaaaaaattggtaattaagtgtattgaacattataaataaatatttaaaattaatgacgggtacaaagagtggtataaattgataacttagtttgcaaaaatgaattttaatgagtttacaaaaagttaaaataaatgggttataaatgggtaattgggttacccaattcattttttgacttactcatttatacccatctaattaaataggtataaatgagttgactcacttttacccattatccattttacccaaccTAAACCCGCctaagtcacccattttgacacctctaagcATGAGTATTTGTCCGCGCATCGTACTTATGAAGTCCTAAAGGTCAGAAGAATCAAGTATGAAGAAATACCTAGGAATCTGGGACACCCACAAGAGTCTCCTTCTTTAATGAAAGCGTGACAAATCTAGCAAAACCCTTTGCTTTCCTATATGTTTCAATGTCTTAACAGTTCACCAAATAATTAAATTCCCCCATTCTCAACATATGTagtttacaaattttttttcctttttcacagCTCAACTAACAATAGGCCCCCAATCTTTGAAAttaagaagaaatacaaagagCAAAACAAGTAGTCATTGGGTGAGATTCTTAACAGCTAGGTAGTGGTAAACTTTGTAGAACCATCAGATCCTAACGCCATCATGGTTATTGCCTTTGTCCATGTTCGTTTGCAGTATCACTTCATCCTCTGATCCTTCTCTTCACCACAGCAACTGCTAAACACAGCAAGTCAAGTTCcattagaaacaaaagaaagtagATGTgatcaaacaaaacaaatagTAATACAGTAGATTAAATGTTTAAGTTCGGTGGATTTTGAGATTAGGTTTGGTGCATTCAAATGTTTGTACTATAGGCAATTTGAGACTTTGTAGCGGCGGTATGGTGCCTTTATAACCTGAAAGGAACAAAATTAAGACACCTACAAAGATTTTGCAGATTTACGAACAACCACAATCTCAAATTTAAGGATATGAGCTAACACTGCTGCTACACACCAGAAGAACCACCCatataaacaacaaaattaaggTTCAAAACTCACCACAAGCTGAACCACCACGAATAGCTGCAACTGAAGACCATGCTTGAATGCTGAGTAAAaaggcaacaaaaaaaaaaatccaatccCGGAAACCGATGCTCAAACATTAATTCATTAACATACCCACATTTATGGCTGTTAAATTGAGATGTAAATGGCAGAGAAATGGGTTGTTTCCGACCTGAGCTTTAACATTGTTGGGAGTTGTGCAAGTGATTAGACATAAGTTATTTCAGACAAACGAATATCCTCAAACAGTTATCTTTGTTTTAAAAGCCACACTTCAATTAAATGTATCTATAATACCATTTTAGCAATTACACCAATGCATAAACTTACATGAGTTGTAGCAAAGTAATTACACATTCCATAAATACCCAGTTGTCTCCATAAATCAAAGCTTTAAATGTATAAAAATAAGAGCATTTTAGTCAACATACCCAAACACATGCTGTCCTCAGTTGTACCAAaaggtttaaaaaaattacataaCATTCCACATTTCCAGAAAGCCCCTATCCATGCGATTGAAATTGAAAACTTCTTTTGACCACAACTCATTTTATATAGTATAAAGAAACATCTTATAATCAAGAATAAATTAGCACCTACTAAAGACCAAATTTgctttcttttaatctttttttttcatttaattgAATACTTTAATTTCATAAATTTTTTCTGTTGGGATTAGTCTTTCAGTTAATGCCAGTGTAAGATTTTGTTCAACAAACTTAGAGGTTATATACATGTGCCATGAATTCCTTTGGTTCTCCTATTTATTATGTAATTAAAATAGAGGGATCGAAATGGAAAACATTTACTATCAGTTCATATGGTACAATATATTTCTAGTCGGAcaagatttttctttcttttttttaaagttgCTAAACAGCTACTCCTAAACATGAGAAGATGAAATCCATAGCATAGAGCTCATTGTCAACTTTCTTAGCAATTATTTTTCTGGCGGGAAAGTTTATTAGGCAGCTTTCATGGAGAGTTGATAATTGTGATCTGTTTATCATGATCCAGCATAAAATCTTTCTTCACAATTTTCAGTCAAATTCCAAGCCACATTAACAAAATATATTTCTAACTTCTACTAGTTTTTTATATGATTAATTcaaggaaagaacaagaaatgAGATGAACTCgataaaatcaaaaatatttGATGCATACTTCCATAAAAAACTTCAAGTAAAGGAATATTGTTGAATTTCTTTTGTTACTAAACATGCATGAAAGATGGTGCTGTCAGAATTATTTGCATCcaaagctattagaaaggagTCCAGAAAATACATTTTGTTGGGAGCACTACTCAAAAAGTTCAAATGAGGTACCAAGAATCAATGTGATTAAGATTGGTAACTTATACACGAGAAATAACATTACAGCTACTACTCTTAAGTATCCTtcagaaaacatgccatgaaGGGCTGGCAAGAAATACAGCAAAAAGCAA
It includes:
- the LOC113703440 gene encoding ubiquinol oxidase 2, mitochondrial yields the protein MMSRGATRVARSVIGHMGPRYFSGAAMGPHDTSLGKLFACGATGFLHGNPAKPSENVMVAWFGYGGIGSRQASTLALGDKKVEDEEEVKAVKSGAAGGATAAAGDGGNGNKEVVSYWGVEPPKVTKEDGSEWSWNCFRPWETYKADLTIDLEKKHVPVTFLDKFALWTVKTLRWPTDLFFQRRYGCRAMMLETVAAVPGMVGGMLLHCKSLRRFEHSGGWIKALLEEAENERMHLMTFMEVSKPRWYERALVFAVQGVFFNAYFLTYILSPKLAHRIVGYLEEEAIHSYTEFLKELDKGTIENVPAPAIAIDYWRMPPDSTLRDVVMVVRADEAHHRDVNHFASDIHYQGHELRKAPAPLGYH